One Rhodoferax ferrireducens T118 DNA segment encodes these proteins:
- a CDS encoding ribbon-helix-helix domain-containing protein, with the protein MCQIFVRANPQSYEATTRSIRLHGVVTSVRLENLFWDTLEEIGARDGMTVPQLLSTLYDELLTHRGDIPNYSSFLRVCALRYLSLQVAQCIPSDVRIPIRSLNAHAVLSGARSGLAQVSAR; encoded by the coding sequence ATGTGTCAAATTTTCGTCCGCGCCAACCCGCAGAGCTATGAGGCCACGACGCGCAGTATCCGTTTGCACGGCGTGGTCACCAGCGTTCGACTCGAAAACCTGTTTTGGGACACTCTGGAGGAGATTGGCGCCCGCGACGGCATGACGGTGCCGCAGCTCCTCTCCACGCTCTACGACGAATTGTTGACGCACCGCGGTGACATCCCAAATTATTCAAGCTTTTTACGGGTCTGCGCTCTGCGTTACCTGAGCCTGCAGGTGGCTCAGTGCATACCAAGCGACGTGCGGATACCAATCCGGTCGCTCAATGCCCATGCCGTGCTTAGCGGTGCGCGTTCTGGCTTGGCGCAGGTCAGCGCAAGATAG
- a CDS encoding GNAT family N-acetyltransferase: protein MSSTSNFEVRPATVRDAKAIAEIHVSASQAAFKALFPGEKAPAMAIDKSQAYWCDAIEFSEPQVFVALDAGQVVGFVGFDRSRDKGTPPTTGEIWAIFAATSHWGQGVGLALWDAAREGLLEEGCTKVTVWIPLGNERALHFHDLAGFKREMTSIKTVPVGAVKVEEIRLKRDLN, encoded by the coding sequence ATGTCCAGTACCTCCAACTTTGAAGTCCGGCCCGCCACCGTGCGCGATGCCAAAGCCATTGCCGAAATTCATGTCAGTGCCAGTCAGGCGGCTTTCAAGGCCCTGTTCCCGGGCGAAAAGGCGCCCGCCATGGCCATCGACAAGAGCCAGGCCTACTGGTGTGACGCCATTGAATTCAGCGAACCCCAAGTCTTTGTAGCGCTTGATGCGGGCCAAGTCGTCGGCTTCGTCGGTTTCGACCGTTCGCGTGACAAGGGCACACCGCCGACTACCGGTGAAATCTGGGCCATTTTTGCCGCCACTTCGCACTGGGGACAGGGCGTTGGGCTGGCGCTGTGGGACGCGGCACGCGAAGGTTTGCTGGAAGAAGGCTGTACCAAGGTCACGGTATGGATCCCTCTGGGTAACGAGCGCGCCTTGCACTTCCATGACCTGGCCGGCTTCAAACGTGAAATGACCAGCATCAAAACCGTGCCCGTGGGGGCGGTCAAGGTCGAAGAAATTCGCCTGAAACGCGATCTGAACTGA
- a CDS encoding PAS domain-containing sensor histidine kinase: MPSVLKPKRLLRGRATGQKQTVLARGYSLAKMVEDLRNYQAELEIQNKALRYSQIAAEGASERFLTLFSNVPLALLVVDENGLVLESNAMALRLFRPLESDPPLNFLLPLVNSEYLDKVAQAFVSAKMVGTNETTEVVFSSGFSGVFTGDLHIARIENFQDDLAQFICAVIDQSPLLAQRQALQLSAAELQQRNEELQLSKNRLASIINSSLDAIICIDQNYLITIFNPTAAALFQCPSSQALGSQLTRFLPDAVQTLSYNKLTTHAQLGEMTGLTASGNSVSIEVSVSFELHPEGDTTTIFARDLTSRKKIEAHRNALESQLRESQKMQAVGTMAGGIAHDFNNIIGAILGNVELAKQDAGARSPALVSLSEIDKAGRRARDLVRQILTFSRNESPQRIPIQLADVVQETVHLLKVTLPPLVDMQVRIDPSTPLVLADATQVEQALLNLCTNAIHAIGPRRGTLSIELGHKLTADLGRIERRGGVRGQHVKLVVRDTGSGIDAQTLQRIFEPFFTTKPVGQGTGLGLAVVHGIMRTHQGTVDVKSTPDTGSVFTLYFPVADLAALPETPHAAKLSEPQSVRGGGKRVMYVDDDEALVFLVQRVLKRKGFVVSTFTDPRLAAAALRARPLDFDLLVTDYNMPGYSGIELLRETRLIRPDLPVALASGYVTAEIEQSALSAGARALIHKPNDVDELCETVQRLLQSVDAR, from the coding sequence ATGCCCTCCGTGCTCAAGCCAAAACGCCTTCTGCGCGGTCGCGCAACAGGTCAAAAGCAAACAGTTCTGGCCAGGGGCTATTCCCTGGCAAAGATGGTGGAGGATTTACGCAATTACCAGGCTGAGCTGGAAATTCAAAATAAGGCGCTGCGGTATAGCCAAATCGCTGCCGAAGGCGCTTCGGAGCGGTTTCTTACCCTTTTTTCAAACGTACCGTTGGCGCTGCTGGTGGTGGATGAAAATGGTCTGGTGCTCGAGAGCAATGCCATGGCTTTGCGACTTTTTCGCCCCCTGGAGAGTGATCCGCCACTGAATTTCTTACTGCCGCTGGTGAACAGCGAGTATCTTGACAAGGTCGCACAGGCCTTTGTCAGCGCCAAAATGGTCGGAACCAACGAGACAACAGAAGTCGTTTTTTCGAGCGGCTTCAGCGGTGTTTTCACAGGTGACTTGCATATTGCCCGGATCGAGAATTTTCAGGATGATCTGGCGCAATTCATATGCGCGGTTATTGACCAAAGTCCTTTACTGGCTCAGCGTCAAGCCTTGCAGCTTAGTGCAGCAGAACTGCAGCAGCGCAATGAAGAACTTCAATTGAGCAAAAACAGACTGGCCTCGATCATCAATTCGTCACTCGACGCCATTATTTGTATCGATCAGAATTACCTCATTACCATTTTTAATCCTACTGCGGCAGCGTTGTTTCAGTGCCCGTCGTCGCAAGCCCTCGGCAGCCAACTGACACGCTTTCTGCCGGACGCGGTGCAAACACTCAGCTACAACAAGCTCACCACGCATGCGCAATTAGGTGAAATGACGGGCTTGACGGCAAGCGGCAACAGCGTCTCCATTGAAGTCAGTGTGTCGTTTGAGCTGCACCCGGAGGGTGATACCACGACCATCTTCGCGCGCGACCTTACCAGCCGCAAGAAAATCGAGGCGCACCGCAATGCTTTGGAGTCACAACTGCGGGAGTCGCAAAAAATGCAGGCGGTGGGCACCATGGCGGGCGGGATCGCGCATGATTTCAACAACATCATTGGTGCCATTCTGGGCAATGTGGAACTCGCCAAACAAGATGCTGGCGCAAGGTCGCCAGCGCTCGTCAGTCTTTCCGAGATTGACAAGGCAGGGCGGCGAGCCCGCGATCTGGTGCGACAAATCTTGACATTCAGTCGCAATGAATCACCTCAGCGGATTCCAATTCAATTGGCTGACGTGGTGCAGGAAACCGTGCATTTGCTCAAGGTTACTCTTCCGCCCCTGGTCGACATGCAGGTGCGCATTGACCCCAGCACCCCGTTGGTGCTGGCCGATGCGACCCAAGTGGAACAAGCCCTACTCAATCTGTGCACCAATGCCATTCATGCGATCGGCCCCCGGCGCGGGACGCTCAGTATCGAACTTGGGCACAAGCTGACGGCTGACCTGGGTCGGATAGAGCGTCGAGGCGGCGTACGTGGTCAGCACGTCAAATTGGTGGTTCGTGATACGGGCAGCGGTATCGATGCCCAGACGCTGCAGCGCATTTTTGAACCCTTCTTCACCACCAAACCCGTGGGCCAGGGCACTGGTTTGGGACTGGCGGTTGTTCATGGCATCATGCGCACTCACCAGGGCACTGTGGATGTGAAAAGCACGCCTGACACCGGTAGTGTGTTCACGCTTTATTTCCCGGTCGCCGACCTTGCTGCCTTGCCCGAGACCCCGCATGCTGCAAAATTGTCGGAGCCCCAGTCGGTGCGGGGCGGAGGCAAGCGGGTCATGTACGTTGACGACGATGAAGCGCTGGTCTTTTTGGTCCAACGCGTGCTCAAACGCAAAGGATTTGTGGTCAGCACCTTCACAGATCCCCGTTTGGCTGCTGCAGCCTTGCGAGCCCGCCCGCTGGACTTTGATCTGTTGGTGACGGACTACAACATGCCAGGTTACAGCGGCATAGAACTCTTGCGGGAAACCCGTTTGATTCGACCTGATCTCCCTGTTGCCTTGGCATCGGGCTATGTGACCGCAGAGATCGAGCAAAGTGCCCTCAGTGCAGGCGCGCGGGCACTGATCCACAAACCCAATGATGTGGACGAGTTGTGTGAGACCGTCCAGCGACTTCTCCAAAGTGTCGATGCACGCTGA
- a CDS encoding DJ-1/PfpI family protein yields the protein MAKKILMLCGDYGEDYETMVPFQTLLAVGCSVHAVCPDKKAGDYVMTAIHDFEGAQTYSEKPGHRFALNTNFSDVNTANYDALLIPGGRGPEYLRLNARVLSITKEFADAGKPIAAVCHGAQLLAAVPGIIRGKRISAYPACRPEVELAGALFAEIAIDAAVTDGQYVTAPAWPAHPAWLSQFMALLGIKVSH from the coding sequence ATGGCCAAGAAGATTTTGATGTTGTGTGGTGACTATGGTGAAGACTACGAAACCATGGTGCCGTTTCAAACCCTGCTCGCTGTTGGCTGCAGCGTGCACGCGGTTTGCCCGGACAAAAAAGCCGGTGACTACGTGATGACCGCGATCCATGATTTTGAAGGTGCGCAAACCTACAGTGAAAAGCCGGGCCACCGTTTTGCTTTGAATACCAATTTTTCCGATGTCAACACCGCCAACTACGATGCGCTACTGATCCCCGGTGGACGCGGACCCGAGTATTTGCGGCTCAACGCCCGCGTGCTGTCCATAACCAAAGAGTTTGCCGACGCTGGAAAGCCGATCGCCGCTGTGTGCCACGGCGCTCAATTGCTGGCCGCCGTGCCCGGCATCATCAGAGGCAAGCGCATCAGCGCCTACCCGGCCTGCAGACCAGAAGTGGAGTTGGCGGGCGCCCTGTTTGCCGAGATTGCCATCGATGCCGCCGTCACCGATGGTCAATATGTCACTGCGCCGGCCTGGCCGGCACACCCCGCCTGGTTGTCGCAGTTTATGGCTCTGTTGGGTATAAAAGTCTCCCACTAG